In a genomic window of Sutcliffiella sp. FSL R7-0096:
- a CDS encoding HTH-type transcriptional regulator Hpr gives MNTQNGQYSLKEAMLFSQRVAQLSKALWKTIEKDWQQWIKPYDLNINEHHILWIAYHLKGASISEIAKFGVMHVSTAFNFSKKLEERELLRFSKKENDKRNTYIELTEKGEQILLDLMESYDPSKNSVFSGALPMHDLYGKFPELLDIMCVIRNVYGEDFMQIFERSFNNIEEDFVEVDGKLSKKEETLIEKNESVTSS, from the coding sequence GTGAATACACAGAATGGACAGTATTCATTAAAAGAAGCCATGCTATTCAGCCAGCGTGTTGCACAGCTTAGCAAAGCTCTTTGGAAAACAATCGAAAAGGATTGGCAGCAATGGATCAAGCCTTATGACTTAAATATTAATGAGCACCACATTCTATGGATTGCCTATCATTTGAAAGGTGCAAGTATTTCAGAGATTGCCAAGTTTGGAGTAATGCATGTCTCTACTGCATTTAACTTCTCCAAGAAATTAGAGGAAAGAGAATTGCTTCGCTTCTCCAAGAAAGAGAACGATAAACGCAATACGTATATCGAACTTACTGAAAAAGGTGAGCAAATACTTCTGGATTTGATGGAAAGCTATGATCCTAGCAAAAATTCGGTATTCAGTGGTGCATTGCCTATGCATGACTTATACGGAAAGTTTCCGGAACTGTTGGATATCATGTGTGTGATACGTAATGTGTACGGGGAGGATTTCATGCAGATTTTTGAAAGGTCCTTTAACAACATTGAGGAGGACTTTGTAGAGGTTGATGGAAAGCTTTCTAAAAAAGAAGAAACACTTATAGAAAAAAATGAAAGCGTTACTTCTTCTTGA
- a CDS encoding peptidylprolyl isomerase: MKKWMIAVSATASLFALSACNNDATDNSKVIAEASEWNITQAELYDAMKERFGEEVLRELVYEKVLSENYEVTDEEVQERLDELKMQLGPEFDMAMAQSGFKNEAQLTQTLRLSMLQEKAAMENVEVTEEDIQKHYDEMKPELRASHILVEDEETAKEIKNKLDEGADFAELATEHSTDPASAQNGGDLEWFGSGDMLTEFEEAAYNLEINEISEPVESMFGYHIIMVTDKKEKPPLDEIREQVEQEVLQAKVQQENADAALQKELDAANVQIKDESLKNTFEQEENQDQEKE, from the coding sequence ATGAAAAAATGGATGATTGCTGTTAGTGCCACCGCTTCACTCTTCGCATTATCTGCATGTAACAATGACGCTACTGACAATTCAAAGGTGATTGCTGAAGCCTCCGAATGGAACATCACGCAGGCAGAGCTTTATGACGCGATGAAAGAACGATTCGGAGAAGAGGTTCTTCGTGAACTAGTATATGAAAAAGTGCTTAGTGAAAATTACGAGGTAACAGATGAAGAAGTACAGGAGCGGTTGGATGAGCTGAAAATGCAACTTGGACCGGAATTCGATATGGCCATGGCCCAGAGCGGCTTTAAAAATGAAGCACAATTGACACAAACCTTGCGCCTCTCCATGCTTCAGGAAAAGGCAGCAATGGAAAATGTGGAAGTCACAGAGGAAGACATACAAAAACATTATGATGAGATGAAACCTGAGTTGCGTGCAAGCCACATTCTTGTGGAGGACGAAGAAACAGCCAAGGAAATCAAGAATAAACTGGACGAGGGTGCAGACTTTGCAGAGCTTGCAACAGAACATTCCACAGATCCGGCATCTGCCCAAAATGGCGGGGACCTTGAATGGTTTGGTTCTGGAGATATGTTAACAGAATTTGAAGAAGCGGCTTATAACCTTGAAATCAATGAAATCAGTGAGCCGGTTGAAAGTATGTTCGGCTATCACATCATCATGGTGACCGATAAAAAAGAAAAACCTCCATTGGATGAAATCAGGGAACAAGTGGAACAGGAAGTACTCCAAGCTAAAGTGCAACAAGAAAATGCGGACGCTGCACTTCAAAAAGAATTGGATGCTGCCAATGTCCAAATAAAAGACGAATCCCTTAAGAACACATTCGAACAAGAAGAAAATCAGGACCAAGAAAAAGAATAA
- a CDS encoding DUF1878 family protein: MSKLEERLATLEYYMELLMKQMDLTRFPWDGLIIRVRLTRREVEFIYNTCETLSMEMEKQKAEGFVTFSPLLIQFREALPSSLPWEETIHALRSQGLYTSLMDEFHKLIKKK; the protein is encoded by the coding sequence ATGAGTAAATTGGAAGAAAGACTTGCAACATTGGAATACTACATGGAGCTATTGATGAAACAGATGGATCTTACACGTTTTCCATGGGATGGTTTAATTATCCGTGTAAGGCTTACCAGAAGGGAGGTAGAATTCATATACAATACATGTGAAACATTGAGCATGGAGATGGAAAAACAAAAAGCGGAAGGTTTTGTGACTTTCTCTCCGCTTCTTATACAATTCAGGGAAGCCTTGCCATCTAGTCTACCATGGGAAGAGACTATTCATGCTTTGAGATCGCAAGGGCTATACACTTCATTAATGGATGAATTTCACAAGCTGATCAAGAAGAAGTAA
- a CDS encoding ABC transporter ATP-binding protein yields the protein MSLLEISGLTGGYTNQAVLKDISFEVKRNELVGLIGLNGAGKSTTIKHVIGTMEPKKGSIKIDGISIQEDTTKYRSTFTFIPETPILYDELTLYEHLELTAMAYGLSKETFEERLHPLLKEFRMEKRLKWFPAHFSKGMKQKVMILAAFLIEPKLYIVDEPFVGLDPLAIHSLLEIMDKAKKSGAGILMSTHILATAEKYCDSFVILHEGEVRAKGTLQELRQQFQMPMASLDDLYIQLTKEESNV from the coding sequence GTGAGTTTATTGGAGATTAGTGGGTTGACTGGTGGGTATACGAATCAGGCGGTGTTGAAGGATATTTCGTTTGAGGTGAAGCGAAATGAGCTGGTCGGATTGATTGGGCTTAATGGTGCCGGGAAGAGTACGACGATCAAGCATGTAATTGGTACGATGGAACCGAAGAAGGGATCCATCAAAATCGATGGCATTTCCATTCAAGAGGATACGACCAAATATCGCTCGACTTTCACTTTTATTCCGGAAACGCCGATTTTATATGATGAGCTGACATTATATGAACATCTTGAATTAACGGCGATGGCATATGGTCTATCAAAGGAGACTTTTGAAGAACGCCTTCATCCATTATTGAAGGAATTCCGCATGGAAAAACGCCTAAAGTGGTTTCCGGCACACTTCTCTAAGGGAATGAAGCAGAAGGTGATGATTCTTGCAGCTTTCTTGATTGAACCGAAGTTATATATTGTGGACGAGCCATTTGTAGGCTTAGATCCACTTGCTATCCATTCCCTTTTAGAAATCATGGATAAAGCGAAAAAGAGTGGGGCCGGGATCCTCATGTCCACGCATATCCTCGCAACTGCGGAGAAGTACTGCGATTCCTTCGTAATACTGCATGAGGGTGAAGTCCGGGCAAAAGGAACGCTTCAAGAGCTTAGACAGCAGTTCCAAATGCCGATGGCTTCCTTAGATGATCTCTATATCCAGTTGACAAAGGAAGAGAGCAATGTTTAA
- a CDS encoding HIT family protein — protein MSDCIFCKIINGDIPAAKVYEDEHVLAFLDISQVTKGHTLVIPKVHKENIYELTPEIAENLFKVVPKIANSIKEKFQPIGLNLLNNNGEAAGQSVFHYHLHILPRYGKGDGFGAVWKSNQSDYTPQDLQEISAQIKEGIQ, from the coding sequence ATGAGTGATTGTATTTTCTGTAAAATAATTAATGGTGATATTCCGGCCGCAAAGGTTTATGAAGACGAGCATGTCCTCGCTTTTCTTGACATCAGCCAGGTAACAAAAGGTCATACGCTGGTAATCCCTAAAGTACATAAAGAAAACATCTATGAGCTGACACCAGAAATAGCCGAAAACCTTTTTAAAGTGGTACCAAAAATAGCCAATTCCATTAAAGAAAAGTTCCAACCAATCGGGTTGAACCTGTTGAATAACAATGGAGAAGCTGCCGGGCAGTCTGTTTTCCATTATCATCTCCACATACTGCCACGCTACGGCAAGGGCGACGGCTTTGGAGCAGTGTGGAAATCAAACCAAAGTGACTATACACCTCAGGATCTGCAAGAAATATCTGCCCAGATTAAAGAAGGCATACAATAA
- a CDS encoding sporulation YhaL family protein, protein MPWWMLLVVIGICFSAYMTLRSAKEEKEVETAIIEKEGQVYMDRIQEEREKKQQVVNV, encoded by the coding sequence ATGCCGTGGTGGATGCTATTGGTTGTTATCGGGATATGTTTCAGTGCCTATATGACGTTAAGGTCTGCTAAAGAAGAAAAAGAAGTGGAGACTGCCATCATTGAAAAAGAAGGACAAGTATATATGGACAGGATTCAAGAGGAGAGAGAGAAGAAGCAGCAGGTTGTAAATGTGTAA
- a CDS encoding MFS transporter — MSESVKNNKAPLILLSFNLFIVMVGIGLVIPILPFYIDKFGADARTLGLLVAVFAFMQFLFAPVWGRLSDKVGRKPLITIGLFGFAIAEFIFAFANGLWMLFLSRILAGIFGSALMPTAMAYVSDVTSSEKRGQGMGIMGAAMGLGIVVGPGIGGWLAEYDLSLPFLVAGIAATIAGILSVIILPESYSKEKRERDAQLSAGEKRDNQFVVMYTALKSPVGFLLILVFIMSFGLANFQSIFGYYTMQRYGYNPSEVGLIILIVGLVGTVVQGGLVGRLTKRFGEEKVVTSALLISAIGFVMMTLATGFKTVLLTTCLFFLGNSLLRPSLNSFISKLAGSRQGLVMGLNNSFLSLGNVAGPILAGIFFEINIHIPYLFGACIMLFGLIVTKIWLARRKEQMEATL; from the coding sequence ATGAGTGAGAGTGTAAAAAATAATAAAGCGCCATTGATTCTATTAAGTTTTAATTTATTTATCGTCATGGTAGGCATTGGTTTGGTCATACCGATTCTGCCTTTTTATATCGATAAATTCGGTGCGGATGCCCGGACGTTGGGATTGTTGGTAGCTGTTTTTGCGTTTATGCAATTCCTTTTCGCCCCTGTATGGGGAAGGCTTTCGGACAAAGTTGGCCGAAAGCCTCTTATCACCATCGGCCTGTTCGGATTTGCGATAGCAGAGTTCATCTTTGCGTTTGCGAACGGACTATGGATGCTGTTCCTATCGAGAATCCTTGCAGGAATATTCGGTTCGGCTCTGATGCCGACCGCCATGGCCTACGTTTCAGATGTCACCTCTTCTGAAAAGAGGGGCCAGGGGATGGGAATAATGGGGGCAGCCATGGGACTTGGTATCGTTGTAGGACCAGGGATAGGAGGATGGCTAGCAGAATACGATCTGTCCTTGCCTTTTCTTGTGGCAGGGATTGCAGCGACTATCGCCGGGATCCTATCGGTGATAATTCTACCTGAATCCTACTCCAAAGAGAAACGCGAACGTGACGCTCAATTATCAGCTGGAGAGAAGCGGGACAATCAATTTGTAGTTATGTATACGGCGCTAAAAAGTCCTGTCGGATTCTTGCTGATCTTGGTTTTTATCATGAGTTTTGGCTTGGCTAATTTTCAATCCATTTTTGGATATTATACGATGCAACGGTATGGCTATAACCCCAGTGAAGTAGGATTGATCATCTTGATTGTTGGACTGGTGGGTACCGTTGTACAAGGCGGATTGGTTGGTAGATTGACGAAGCGGTTTGGGGAAGAGAAAGTAGTGACGAGTGCTTTATTGATCAGTGCGATTGGGTTTGTGATGATGACACTTGCTACAGGCTTCAAAACGGTCCTATTAACTACTTGCCTTTTCTTTTTGGGGAACTCTTTATTAAGGCCATCATTGAATTCATTCATCTCCAAACTGGCTGGAAGTAGACAAGGGCTTGTGATGGGACTCAATAACTCATTTCTCAGCCTTGGAAATGTAGCTGGTCCCATATTGGCCGGAATTTTCTTTGAAATTAATATCCATATTCCTTATCTATTCGGAGCATGTATCATGCTTTTCGGGTTGATTGTGACAAAAATTTGGCTCGCAAGAAGAAAGGAACAGATGGAGGCTACTTTATAA
- a CDS encoding EcsC family protein: MYEQKVIEEVRKWKMQVAKKSTMFQRFSKGAQNKVNTLIPDKVHAVMTESIKKMVQGTLVGSNMTTKLNEGHIVMSLEEKERWIQEKINVYKRTAAVEGAGTGAGGILLGLADFPLLLSIKMKFLFEVAAIYGYDTKNYEERVFVLYIFQLAFSSDARRKEVLRYIENWEEHKEEAKELDWRVFQQEYRDHIDLIKMLQMVPGLGAIVGAYANYNFLDQLGTTAKNCYRLRMFHERGLDI, encoded by the coding sequence TTGTACGAACAGAAAGTAATCGAAGAGGTAAGAAAGTGGAAAATGCAGGTGGCCAAAAAATCTACGATGTTCCAGCGTTTTTCCAAGGGTGCGCAAAATAAAGTGAATACCTTGATTCCAGATAAAGTTCATGCAGTCATGACGGAGAGTATCAAGAAAATGGTGCAGGGGACGCTTGTAGGAAGCAATATGACAACTAAATTGAATGAGGGGCATATCGTCATGAGCCTTGAAGAAAAAGAAAGATGGATTCAGGAAAAAATAAACGTGTATAAACGTACTGCGGCAGTTGAAGGTGCGGGAACGGGAGCAGGGGGGATTTTGCTCGGATTGGCGGACTTTCCGCTGCTTCTTTCCATCAAAATGAAATTTCTATTTGAAGTGGCAGCCATATATGGATACGACACAAAAAATTATGAGGAGAGAGTGTTCGTGTTATATATTTTTCAGTTGGCCTTCTCCAGCGATGCCAGACGTAAAGAGGTACTGAGGTATATAGAGAATTGGGAGGAGCACAAAGAGGAAGCAAAAGAGCTTGATTGGAGGGTGTTCCAACAGGAGTATCGCGACCATATCGATTTGATCAAAATGTTGCAAATGGTCCCTGGTCTGGGAGCAATTGTTGGAGCATATGCAAACTATAATTTTCTTGACCAATTGGGGACAACCGCAAAAAACTGTTACCGTTTGAGAATGTTCCATGAAAGAGGATTAGACATATAA
- a CDS encoding DUF3267 domain-containing protein, translated as MNCWKSIDISRQYGLHRITLVSFIITLLSFIVLFLSFSLIYHDSTVSSANFGWFILGLAGMFTMHKLCHVLPLIATRNQVKLRWKLKCYMPYMKIKTKKPFTKIQSYAVLMAPFAIITTACILLAHIFPSYYHYFSMLAAVNIGLSIPDFLYIKLIQRAPNKCQIEELENGYDILIVNENEIAS; from the coding sequence ATGAACTGTTGGAAATCCATTGATATATCAAGACAATATGGACTCCATCGCATTACACTTGTATCGTTTATCATCACTTTACTTTCGTTTATTGTGTTATTTTTATCTTTTAGCCTTATTTATCATGACAGTACTGTTTCCTCAGCCAATTTTGGATGGTTCATCCTTGGGCTTGCAGGCATGTTCACCATGCACAAGTTATGTCATGTACTTCCGCTAATTGCGACCAGAAACCAAGTAAAACTCAGATGGAAACTAAAGTGCTATATGCCTTATATGAAAATAAAAACTAAAAAACCTTTTACAAAAATTCAATCCTACGCTGTTCTAATGGCTCCATTTGCCATCATTACGACTGCGTGCATCTTACTTGCCCACATTTTTCCAAGCTACTATCATTATTTCTCCATGCTTGCGGCAGTAAATATCGGGTTGAGTATTCCAGATTTTCTTTATATCAAACTGATACAACGTGCACCAAATAAATGCCAAATCGAAGAACTGGAAAACGGGTATGATATTTTAATAGTTAACGAGAATGAAATAGCGTCCTAA
- the yhaM gene encoding 3'-5' exoribonuclease YhaM codes for MKKGILHFEVGEQVDIHLLIKTATKGIASNGKPFLTLIFQDKSGEIEAKLWDASADDEGLYTPQSIVRVLGDIHHYRGRNQLKIRKIKPKEDHENVSVSDLIETAPVSQEQMMDTITQAIFEMKNPNIQRITRHLLKKHQHDFLQYPAATKNHHEFVSGLAYHVVSMLDLAKAIAGLYPSLDRDLLYAGVILHDLGKVTELSGPVSTSYTIEGNLIGHISIMVNEIGKAADELGIEGEEVMVLQHLVLSHHGKLEWGSPKLPLIKEAEILHYIDNIDAKMNMLDRALERVKPGEYTERIFAMDNRNFYKPSFHK; via the coding sequence ATGAAGAAGGGAATTCTCCACTTTGAAGTGGGAGAACAAGTGGATATCCATCTACTAATTAAAACAGCGACAAAAGGGATTGCCAGCAATGGAAAACCATTTTTGACGTTGATATTCCAAGATAAGAGTGGCGAGATAGAAGCAAAGCTTTGGGACGCTTCTGCAGATGATGAAGGGTTATATACGCCCCAAAGTATTGTGAGGGTTCTTGGGGACATTCATCATTACCGGGGGCGTAATCAATTAAAGATTCGCAAAATAAAGCCTAAGGAAGATCATGAAAACGTCAGCGTCTCCGATCTTATTGAAACAGCTCCTGTAAGCCAGGAGCAAATGATGGATACAATCACACAGGCCATATTCGAAATGAAAAATCCCAATATCCAAAGAATAACAAGACATCTATTGAAGAAACATCAGCATGATTTCCTGCAATATCCGGCTGCAACAAAAAACCATCATGAGTTTGTCTCCGGGTTGGCCTACCATGTAGTTTCCATGTTGGACCTCGCCAAAGCGATAGCTGGATTATATCCTTCCTTGGACAGGGACCTCCTTTACGCAGGAGTTATCCTACACGACTTAGGAAAGGTAACGGAACTATCCGGACCTGTTTCTACTAGCTATACCATAGAGGGTAACCTGATAGGGCACATCTCCATCATGGTGAATGAAATCGGAAAAGCAGCGGACGAGCTTGGTATTGAAGGGGAAGAAGTGATGGTGCTTCAACATCTTGTACTGAGCCATCATGGTAAACTAGAATGGGGAAGTCCGAAACTTCCATTGATTAAAGAGGCGGAAATTCTCCATTATATTGATAATATAGATGCAAAGATGAATATGCTAGACCGCGCATTGGAGCGGGTAAAGCCTGGAGAATACACAGAAAGAATCTTTGCTATGGATAACCGAAACTTCTATAAACCTAGTTTTCACAAATAA
- a CDS encoding YtxH domain-containing protein has product MNGKSFIYGVLIGGAIAGISTLLTTPVSGAVRREQVKDAARNVQATLDELKNEAIQVKDQVAQALEEGKATVGNIAEEIQVSVDLWQNSIKSHQESIQQNIANVEKELENLEKELAKNTTK; this is encoded by the coding sequence ATGAATGGGAAATCATTCATCTATGGCGTTTTAATAGGAGGAGCTATTGCCGGCATTTCCACATTATTGACAACTCCCGTTTCCGGTGCAGTTAGAAGAGAACAAGTTAAGGATGCCGCACGCAATGTCCAAGCAACACTGGATGAATTGAAAAACGAAGCTATTCAGGTTAAGGATCAAGTAGCACAAGCGCTTGAGGAGGGCAAAGCAACGGTTGGAAACATTGCCGAAGAAATTCAAGTATCCGTTGATCTATGGCAAAATTCCATAAAATCACATCAAGAGTCCATTCAACAAAACATTGCAAATGTGGAAAAGGAATTGGAAAATCTTGAAAAAGAATTAGCAAAAAACACGACAAAATAA
- a CDS encoding YjcZ family sporulation protein, which produces MSGGHSGGFALIVVLFILLVIVGAAWLY; this is translated from the coding sequence ATGTCAGGTGGACATTCCGGCGGATTTGCGTTAATCGTAGTATTATTCATTCTGTTAGTAATCGTAGGTGCAGCTTGGTTATACTAA
- a CDS encoding ABC transporter permease, which translates to MFNVDQLWKSRFSQYVKDTRRYLRYMFNDHLVIVMIFLLSGLALAYQNWLEIVPPDFPYALLMGAVLALLMTRGSIHTFLKDPDLVFLLPLEEKLKPYIKKSFLYSIVLESYFLLLVFGVSVPLFFTLTNATFQTLLAILLLLLGMKSWNLWMTWLVNFYTDRKVRLTDWWIRLALNFGLLYLVFSEASLLFIGVIIGVMVLLLVYFQKASQKMNWKWDLLIENETKRMQLFYRVANLFVDVPGLKEKVKRRRWLDFILSFTPYAKEKSFHYLYLRTFLRSGDYFGLYLRLLIIGVVLLLTLPVGYATYLVPVLVLYLTGFQLIPMWRHHYNKLWLSIYPLKEEHRVHAFTKMITLILISQVIILAILLAFMATWLETAIVLGGGIAFSYLYVQGVVKRKIASLK; encoded by the coding sequence ATGTTTAATGTCGATCAGCTCTGGAAGTCCAGATTCAGTCAATATGTAAAGGATACTCGCAGATATTTACGTTATATGTTCAACGATCATCTCGTCATCGTGATGATTTTTCTACTAAGCGGCCTCGCCCTAGCCTATCAGAACTGGCTGGAGATTGTCCCGCCTGATTTTCCCTATGCATTGCTAATGGGTGCGGTACTTGCCTTATTGATGACCAGAGGTAGCATACATACATTTTTAAAGGACCCGGACCTAGTCTTTTTGCTTCCTTTGGAAGAAAAATTAAAGCCTTATATAAAGAAATCATTTCTTTATTCCATCGTGTTAGAAAGTTATTTCCTTTTATTGGTTTTTGGTGTTTCCGTGCCTTTATTCTTCACATTGACAAATGCTACATTCCAAACACTTTTGGCCATTCTTCTATTATTGCTTGGGATGAAATCCTGGAACCTGTGGATGACGTGGCTTGTTAATTTCTATACGGATAGAAAAGTGAGGCTGACGGACTGGTGGATCAGACTTGCGCTAAATTTCGGTCTACTGTATCTTGTTTTTTCTGAAGCAAGCCTACTTTTCATCGGAGTAATTATTGGAGTGATGGTGCTGCTCCTTGTATATTTCCAAAAAGCCTCCCAAAAGATGAATTGGAAATGGGACCTCCTGATTGAAAATGAAACGAAAAGAATGCAGTTGTTTTATCGAGTGGCAAACCTGTTCGTGGATGTGCCGGGCTTGAAAGAAAAAGTCAAAAGGAGAAGATGGCTGGACTTTATCCTGTCTTTCACACCGTACGCAAAGGAGAAGTCCTTTCACTACCTGTACTTACGAACTTTCCTTCGTTCAGGTGACTATTTCGGATTATATCTTCGCCTGTTGATTATCGGTGTTGTCCTTCTTCTTACACTTCCTGTGGGCTATGCAACCTATCTGGTTCCAGTGCTTGTTCTATATCTGACCGGATTTCAGCTTATCCCAATGTGGAGACATCATTATAACAAACTGTGGCTTTCTATCTATCCGCTCAAAGAAGAACACCGGGTACATGCTTTTACCAAAATGATAACTTTGATACTCATCTCTCAAGTGATAATCTTAGCAATACTGTTGGCTTTCATGGCAACGTGGCTGGAAACGGCGATTGTACTTGGTGGGGGGATTGCCTTTTCATACTTATATGTACAAGGGGTTGTCAAACGAAAAATTGCATCTCTTAAATAA
- a CDS encoding YjcZ family sporulation protein has product MGNAYAGGFALIVVLFILLVIVGAAWLY; this is encoded by the coding sequence ATGGGTAATGCGTATGCAGGTGGCTTCGCGTTAATCGTAGTATTGTTTATCTTGTTGGTAATCGTAGGTGCAGCTTGGTTGTACTAA
- the serC gene encoding 3-phosphoserine/phosphohydroxythreonine transaminase translates to MKRVYNFNAGPAALPKEVLKRAQQELVDFETTGMSVMELSHRSKEYEKVHNKATTLLKELLHIPEDYEVLFMQGGASLQFSAIPMNFLPMGKKGNYSLTGSWSEKALKEAQKLGETHIASSAKETGYTDVPAHMKLSENPAYLHITSNNTIFGTQWRSFPTISTDVPLIADMSSDILSRPINVRDFSLIYAGAQKNLGPSGVTVVMIKKELLERCPDNIPTMLNYQTFAKNRSLYNTPPTFSIYMLSLVLEWVAEQGGVEEIEKNNQKKAELLYGAIDESNGFFIGHAKKEARSHMNVTFNLSTEELTASFLAEVKEQGFVGLGGHRMVGGCRASIYNAVPLESCEALAEFMNGFRTKYS, encoded by the coding sequence ATGAAGCGTGTCTATAACTTTAATGCAGGACCTGCTGCACTGCCAAAGGAAGTACTAAAGCGAGCTCAACAGGAGTTAGTAGATTTTGAAACTACTGGCATGTCCGTGATGGAATTAAGTCATCGAAGCAAGGAGTACGAAAAGGTTCACAATAAAGCAACAACCCTATTAAAAGAACTATTGCATATCCCTGAAGACTACGAGGTCCTCTTCATGCAAGGTGGCGCGAGTCTCCAGTTTTCTGCTATCCCCATGAATTTTCTTCCCATGGGAAAAAAGGGGAATTATAGTCTAACCGGCTCCTGGTCTGAAAAAGCCTTGAAGGAAGCTCAGAAACTCGGGGAGACACATATAGCCTCTTCCGCAAAAGAAACCGGATATACGGATGTTCCTGCTCACATGAAGCTATCTGAGAATCCGGCCTACTTACATATCACAAGTAATAATACCATTTTCGGTACCCAGTGGCGGAGTTTCCCTACCATATCAACGGATGTACCATTGATTGCGGATATGTCGAGTGATATCCTGAGCAGGCCGATCAATGTGAGAGATTTCTCCCTCATTTATGCTGGCGCCCAGAAAAACCTCGGTCCTTCAGGTGTGACAGTGGTTATGATCAAGAAGGAATTACTGGAGCGTTGTCCAGATAACATCCCGACCATGTTGAATTATCAGACTTTCGCCAAGAACAGGTCCCTTTATAACACTCCTCCCACTTTTTCCATCTATATGTTGTCACTTGTATTGGAATGGGTTGCCGAACAGGGTGGTGTGGAGGAAATAGAAAAGAACAATCAAAAGAAAGCCGAACTTCTATATGGAGCAATTGATGAAAGCAACGGCTTCTTTATCGGCCATGCGAAGAAAGAAGCAAGATCCCACATGAATGTCACCTTTAACCTCTCAACAGAAGAACTTACAGCATCCTTTCTGGCAGAGGTTAAAGAGCAAGGCTTTGTCGGACTCGGAGGACATCGTATGGTTGGTGGCTGTCGAGCGTCCATTTATAATGCCGTCCCACTAGAATCATGTGAGGCATTGGCAGAATTCATGAATGGTTTCCGTACCAAATATAGTTAA
- a CDS encoding tryptophan transporter, with protein MKTKTLVSLALLVGIGAVLHTVVPGFILGMKPDLALTMMFLGIMLFPEKKNVLLIGMVTGMISALTTTFPGGQIPNIIDKPITAFLFFFLLLAVKKVNKPLVKAGLLTAIGTLISGAIFLLSALTLVGLPGEGTFVFFMLTAVLPAVAMNVVVMIILYPIVTGIARRSNLVPAT; from the coding sequence ATGAAAACGAAGACTTTAGTGTCACTAGCTTTACTGGTTGGAATCGGTGCTGTATTGCACACAGTGGTACCTGGTTTTATACTTGGTATGAAGCCTGATTTGGCTTTAACGATGATGTTTCTCGGAATTATGTTATTTCCAGAAAAGAAGAATGTATTACTTATTGGAATGGTGACCGGAATGATTTCCGCACTTACCACCACTTTTCCAGGAGGGCAAATCCCAAATATCATTGACAAACCGATTACCGCATTCCTGTTTTTCTTCCTGCTTCTTGCAGTGAAAAAGGTCAACAAACCACTAGTTAAAGCAGGACTTTTAACCGCAATCGGCACCCTCATTTCAGGAGCGATATTCTTATTATCCGCCCTGACACTTGTAGGTTTGCCAGGCGAGGGAACATTTGTATTTTTCATGCTGACAGCTGTACTTCCTGCTGTTGCAATGAATGTAGTAGTCATGATTATTCTCTATCCAATAGTAACAGGCATTGCAAGACGCTCCAACTTAGTTCCAGCAACATAA